A single Phoenix dactylifera cultivar Barhee BC4 chromosome 1, palm_55x_up_171113_PBpolish2nd_filt_p, whole genome shotgun sequence DNA region contains:
- the LOC103707540 gene encoding LOW QUALITY PROTEIN: probable indole-3-acetic acid-amido synthetase GH3.6 (The sequence of the model RefSeq protein was modified relative to this genomic sequence to represent the inferred CDS: inserted 2 bases in 2 codons; deleted 1 base in 1 codon): MAESEILRQLDESTGDARRLQLETLRSILEANTGTSYLRRHLAGYVPDALDAATFRRLVPLSSYDDYADLIARIAEGVEPPTALSLDPLLCFFNSSGTSNLRPKLIPFFDSSHAKSASNIAHQASSAFLRRLFPPRQSVNKILWFLYAGNVTETKGGFKVMAAXGLTPFTARARTPLLSMLVSPPEVLLGSDNHQQTYCHLLSGLRKSASIDCIRAPYAAGLARAVRLLESXWKQLCDDIESGSVNPEITDAAMRDAVQELLGGPQPEMARRLREVCGKLNWGGILGELWPEVRYVACVTTGSMEQYYPMLKYYAGENVPLLCGDYFASECPVGMNMDRMRPPEETSFVILPNAAYFEFLPFDMGASSEAKETVDISGVEVGKMYEVVATTYRGLYRYRLGDVVKVVGFYNSSPQVQFITRAPKEASEIFTERELICGMENFQRMLRDGHKGEVVEFAGFLDSGSGLKHVIIFVEASKDCMFLQRENLEESIAYLRRCCSSIEGCLGSVYREKRADGDLGPLQISIVEPGSFDGLAKLAMESGAPANQYKPPKVIRNRGLVDLLKASIVVTASLEAN, translated from the exons ATGGCGGAGAGCGAAATCCTTCGACAGCTGGACGAGTCCACCGGCGACGCCCGGCGTCTCCAGCTCGAGACCCTCCGGTCGATCCTCGAGGCCAACACCGGCACCTCCTATCTGCGCCGCCACCTCGCCGGCTACGTCCCGGACGCCCTCGACGCCGCCACCTTCCGCCGCCTCGTCCCCCTCTCCTCCTACGACGACTACGCCGACCTCATCGCCCGCATCGCGGAGGGCGTCGAGCCCCCCACCGCCCTCTCCCTCGATCCCCTCCTCTGCTTCTTCAACAG TTCGGGAACCAGCAATTTGAGGCCAAAGCTGATACCTTTCTTCGATTCCAGCCACGCCAAATCCGCCTCCAATATAGCCCACCAAGCCAGCTCCGCCTTTCTTCGGAG ATTATTTCCCCCAAGACAATCAGTAAATAAGATTCTATGGTTCTTGTACGCCGGAAATGTCACCGAGACCAAAGGTGGATTCAAGGTAATGGCGG TCGGGCTTACCCCTTTCACCGCAAGGGCCCGAACCCCGCTGCTGTCGATGCTCGTCAGCCCGCCAGAAGTCCTTCTCGGGTCCGACAATCATCAGCAAACGTACTGCCACCTTCTCAGCGGCCTCCGGAAGTCGGCATCCATAGACTGCATTCGAGCACCATATGCGGCAGGTCTGGCTCGAGCAGTTCGTCTCTTGGAGT AATGGAAGCAGCTCTGCGATGACATAGAATCTGGATCGGTTAACCCGGAGATCACGGACGCCGCGATGCGAGACGCGGTGCAGGAGTTGCTCGGTGGGCCGCAGCCGGAGATGGCGAGGAGGCTTCGAGAAGTTTGTGGGAAGCTGAATTGGGGTGGAATCCTTGGCGAGTTGTGGCCGGAAGTACGGTACGTTGCTTGTGTTACTACCGGCAGCATGGAGCAATACTATCCGATGCTCAAGTACTATGCCGGCGAGAATGTGCCATTGCTGTGTGGAGACTACTTCGCTTCTGAGTGTCCTGTAGGTATGAACATGGACAGGATGCGGCCGCCGGAGGAGACG AGCTTTGTGATTCTCCCGAACGCGGCTTACTTCGAGTTCCTTCCTTTCGACATGGGAGCTTCCTCCGAGGCGAAGGAGACCGTGGATATCAGTGGGGTGGAGGTTGGGAAGATGTATGAGGTGGTGGCGACTACTTACAGGGGGTTGTACCGGTACCGTTTGGGCGATGTTGTTAAGGTGGTAGGATTTTATAATTCATCTCCTCAAGTTCAGTTCATTACAAGAGCCCCAAAGGAGGCTTCAGAAATCTTTACTGAGAGAGAATTGATATGTGGAATGGAAAACTTTCAGCGGATGCTTAGAGATGGGCACAAAGGGGAGGTTGTAGAGTTTGCTGGATTTTTGGATTCCGGTTCAGGCCTGAAACATGTCATCATTTTTGTGGAAGCGAGCAAAGATTGCATGTTTCTGCAGAGGGAGAATTTGGAGGAGTCCATTGCTTATCTCAGAAGGTGCTGCTCATCCATTGAAGGTTGTTTGGGGAGTGTTTATAGGGAGAAGAGAGCTGATGGAGATCTTGGTCCTCTGCAGATATCTATAGTAGAGCCTGGTAGTTTTGATGGTCTAGCAAAATTGGCCATGGAGAGTGGAGCACCAGCCAACCAATATAAGCCTCCAAAGGTCATCCGGAACCGTGGCCTTGTTGATCTGTTGAAAGCATCTATTGTGGTAACAGCAAGCCTGGAAGCTAATTGA